The DNA window CAAGTTCCTTTGTTGAACATTTCctctataataataatagtaacaaTATTAAACCCTACACCAAGAAGCATATAAAAAGTGTCACTCTCCGCCTCGTTGACCGGAATCTCACCGCCGCCGCCGTCACCGCGGCCGAAGACCACCATGCTAGTGGAAAATATTTCAAAGggtataattataattataattatgtgATAGATATTAACCCTATGTTAATTGAAGATAAAGATTATAACAATATGACATTTATAGTAGTGGGTGCAATACAACGTGCCATGGCACGGATTTGGCTATGGGATGGTGGGTCTAGGGCTCCACCAAGGCTCGTTGATGGAATGGTTGAATACATTGTTGAGTTAGCCGGATTCGGCCGAAAAGGGGTCTCCGGTGGTGGCGGCGACGGCGATGGTGGCCGCAATTTGCCGGATTGTGGTGGTGGTCATAGGGGTTGGTGGGAGGATAAGGAGCCTAAAGAAGTGGCTCATTACTTGCAATATTATGAAAATTACAAGAAAGGGTTCATCCAACGGCTGAATGAAGCCATGAAGGACACGTGGCATGATCGTATGGTGGATGACGTGTTGGGCTTTCCATCCATGAAAATTTGTGGTTTGTATAATGCTTCTTTTGGCTCAGTCGTCTCACCTGAAACTCGttttgtttgaactttgaagttgtatttttattttattttattttttaaatatttttttcccacttgttgtatattaattataattatttattatagaaaatgacaTGGAATATGAAATATTGTGGTTCTGAGTTGCCATTGCCAAACATTGTTGGTTCAATAATAACATGGAATTAGGGGCGTACATGTGCAATTATGATGTGTTTATTATATGAACCAATCATGaaccttaattttttatttgtaatttttaaaataaatatatatagataattaatttttaattaatcaatattattcaattctttttttataaattatttttgtaacttttttttggaaaatgtaggatttaatattataatttaggatttaaaattttaaatttaaattttataataaaaaatatttaaaaaaactaaataaattaaaaaaaaactgtaTCTTTGTAAGTTTGCAAAGTTCATTGGCAATTTCCAGACGCAAATACAACAAACGCAACTATATATAATCCGCTACACTCTACAGCGGAACTTAATTGCACGTAATCCGCTATAGGGTATCGCAGATTACGTTGAGGGCGGGGTCACTCATAAACTGCTACACCCTGTAGCGGTTTATGACCAAATGACTTTTATGCATAATCTGCTATACCTTATAGCGGACTATGAGTATAGTGGGTTGTTTATATATATCGCGAGAGGCTGTAGCGGAAATCATTTGAGTTATTTTGGAAAGaaagttagagagagaaagtagagagaagggagagaaaatttaaaatatttgagtaATTTGGAAGAATGGAGGATGAACGGCGGTTGTACCGACTTGACGGCGTTGCTCACGTAGCCGGAACCATCGATGCAGAGGTATGTATCTGTATTTCCAAACACTATTTTaataaatgtatattttattcaatattaaGGAAGTAATTCATTAATTAGATAGATAGAGACTTAGTTTAGGTTTTGGTTTGtaaatgaaaatttgaaatataaacTTTGACATCTAACATTTAATAGTCAAGGTAGAAAGGTAAATTAGTAATTTCAAAACCCAAGTAGCTTAAGACTAGAAATACAAGCTATAGTTTGGTTGGTGATGTCATTGTTAGAAATTAAGCCGATGttctttatttctaaaaatgCAGCCAACCCGATGTGTGTATAGCGTCCGTAGGCAACAGAATATACCGTTACATGATAGGATCATACCTTACTTAGAGAGGGCTGGGACCACCTGGCTAGGCTGAACGCGCATTGGCTTTGGTTGGATGAACCTCTGGTCAGCTCATTTATTGAGAGGTGGCGGCCTGAGACCCACACTTTCCATATGCCATCCGGAGGGTGTACTATCACGCTTCAGGACGTGGCATACCAGCTCGGGCTGCCCGTAGATGGCCAGGCTGTTTCCGGGTGCATGACAGACTTTCACATGCACATCGAGGGGGCCAGACCGGCATGGGAGTGGTTCGAGGAGTTATTTGGTGAGCTTCCGCCGTCGGATAAGAGAAAGTTATACACAGTCCACTTCACATGGTTTCATGAGCGGTTTAGGGTGTTACCAGCGGATGCTTCGGAGGAGACCGTGCGCATATATGCACGTGCGTATATTATGATGCTTCTGTCGACACAGCTGTTCATGTACAAGAGTGCTAATCGAGTCCACATTCACTGGTTGCCTTTTGTGGCGAGACTTGATGATATGGGCAGCATAGCTGGGGCGCCGCTGCATTGGCGTGGCTGTACCGATGCATGTGCAGGATGGCGAACAGAAACGTCACCAACTTGACTGGACCCCTACAGTTGCTACAGTCATGGATCTTTTGGCGGTTCCCCACGCTGAGGCCGCGGGGTTTTGATGCCTTCTCTTTTCCATTGGCATCCAGGTATACTTTAATTCATTCTTTCTTTCACCAGGAGTTGCTTTTGCCGACCCCAGGCCGACCCAGGTTCCGGACGATGCTATACTCAGAGGGTCGTCGCAGGCGCCGACTAGAGTTCCAGCGTCCGATATGCCGGATAACAGACGTTTGGAGTGGAGACGATGCATCGGTACACGTGCCACTGATTGCGACTGGCGCTAGCTATACGACAGGATGCAGGAGGAGCAGATTGGTGGTGATGACGGAGGCCAGGCAGATCATCGCCTTCGTCGATCTTCTGCTAGACGACGGGCTGCTCGTGGTGGAGGAGCACCTCCCGTCCACCACGATGACGAGGCAAGATCGTCCCGTCAGCACCCTACAGACACTCATGCTGGTGGCACCGCGGAGGCTAGTATGGGTGGTACACCTTTTACCCACGTATC is part of the Arachis duranensis cultivar V14167 chromosome 1, aradu.V14167.gnm2.J7QH, whole genome shotgun sequence genome and encodes:
- the LOC107495543 gene encoding uncharacterized protein LOC107495543 → MENNNKHSLLQPLITPISSPTTTTAAATAAAETSSTCYSLLDDHHYDPFIKSSKIISNTNFIFRILLVFLVASISIWANYEASRTFDINIVNDSKDSQAGKRFDLFYVSNDKATRIVLNTSSFVEHFLYNNNSNNIKPYTKKHIKSVTLRLVDRNLTAAAVTAAEDHHASGKYFKGYNYNYNYVIDINPMLIEDKDYNNMTFIVVGAIQRAMARIWLWDGGSRAPPRLVDGMVEYIVELAGFGRKGVSGGGGDGDGGRNLPDCGGGHRGWWEDKEPKEVAHYLQYYENYKKGFIQRLNEAMKDTWHDRMVDDVLGFPSMKICGLYNASFGSVVSPETRFV